The DNA region AACGCCGGTACAACTTCCTCACTAATGGGTTTTTCGGCCATGTTTTTAGGCGGAGTTGGCACTTTGTTGGTGTCATTAGGTTGGACAAATATTATTAGTTTCCTGGGAATTTTATTTGCGATTGTCGGCTGTGTGGCTTTGATAATGTGGCTATGTTTATATGAGCGTGTAATAGATTAAGATGCTGCTTATTTGCTTAAATATCAGGCATGTGGTATATTTTTGTAGAGGTGATGGGGAAGATGAAAATTTCTACAAAGGGTAGATATGCTTTGCGCTTAATGATTGATTTAGCACAATATAACACAGGTGAATATATAACTTTAAAAGATATTTCACGTCGCCAAGATATCTCGATTAAGTATTTAGAGCAAATTGTTAGTTTGCTTAGTAAAGCGGGACTGTTAAATAGTGTCCGTGGCCCTCAAGGGGGATATAAATTGCGCAAATTAGCCCAAGAGTATACAGTGGGCGATATTTTGCGGGTGACCGAAGGTAGCCTAGCCCCAGTTGCTTGTTTAGATACAGCTGAAGCTGACTGTAATCGCTTGGTGGCTTGTGTAACAAGAGAGTTTTGGCAGGGGCTAGAACAAGTGGTTAACAACTATGTAGACAGTATAACACTAGCTGATCTAGCACAGCGTAGTAAAGAAAAAGCAGGCTATGATTTTAATATTTAAATAACGTTGGCGGCAAGTTTAAGGTTGATAGCCTGAACTTGCCGTTTGTAATTGTAAAAATAATGTTTTCACTAATCGAGAAATATTACAAGGGTTGCTTTTTCAAAGTCGGCTATCGGATTATGTAGAAATTTTCGCCCCTTACACAATACACAATAAAGCTCAAAGATCTTCTCAAACTTTTTTAGCTAAACAGAAGAGTGGGCTGAAAATAGCTTGACAAACTAAATAGTTAGTTGTAAAATAAAAACATAGTAAACAGATAGGAAATATATGTTAAATAAAAACAGGAGTGATAATCATGAAAATAGCTAAAAGCATTACTGAATTAATCGGTCATACACCACTACTAGAGTTAAGCAATTACCAAGCGCAACATCAACTGGGAGCTAGAATTTTGGCTAAACTAGAATACTTTAATCCCGCAGGTAGTGTTAAGGATCGGATTGCCAAAGCCATGATAGAAACGGCAGAAGCCGCAGGTATTTTAAGCAAGGATTCGGTAATTATCGAACCTACAAGTGGCAATACTGGCATTGGGTTGGCTGCGATTGCCTCTAGTCAGGGTTATCGGATTATTTTA from Succinispira mobilis DSM 6222 includes:
- a CDS encoding RrF2 family transcriptional regulator — its product is MKISTKGRYALRLMIDLAQYNTGEYITLKDISRRQDISIKYLEQIVSLLSKAGLLNSVRGPQGGYKLRKLAQEYTVGDILRVTEGSLAPVACLDTAEADCNRLVACVTREFWQGLEQVVNNYVDSITLADLAQRSKEKAGYDFNI